Genomic window (Bacteroidota bacterium):
GCTTTGCTGTCGGGGGGTCGTGTTTAGGGATTGGAGGATAGTGTTTTCTACCTCTTTGCGTGTACCGCTAATCTTTATTGGAAAATCCCGTGAGGTAACTACCGTTTCTGTACCTGCTATCTTTTCGGGATGGATATAAAACCACGTGGAGTAATTGGCAAGTTCTGTAAAAGTGAGCGGGGCTTCGGATTGGCTGACCCCGAACTGCGCTGTTTTGGCAGATACGTTGTATTCTATTTCGGGGTGTACAAACCCCATTTTTAACAGTTCGCGGGGGCTGTGTTTGTCTTCGGTATCGGGTAAGGTGTCAATAAAATGTACAATGGCTTTGAGCCTGCCCCGCACAAACTTGGGGTGCTGCGATACGTGGTGTTTATCCCGCTTCATATTCCCCCTCCAATTGTGCTATGGCGGTAGCTGCCTGTACCCTGTTTTTGGCCATGTAGGCAAGCACGAAGGCTTCGGCTTGGTTTAAACCCTCGGCATCCTTTGCCAGCTTTGAAAAATAGGGATATACGGAAGGGGCAAGGCTTTGGAGTTCCCTGCGTACTTCGGTTCGTAGTTGGTGTATTTCTGGGTCGGTCATTGTTGGTTGTTGTTTTGGGGAGTCCACTGTCTACAGTCCACAGCAAAACCGTTGACCGTCGTCCGTTGACCGTGGACTGATTTATCTTTTCCGCAGTACCAGTATATCCGTCGGTACATCGGATTGTGTAAACACTTTAGGCAGTCGGTAAGCATCTATCAGGTCGGCGTATTTTCCGATGGCCTCTTTTGCAGTGTTGTACTTGTCGCCGGTGCGCAAAAAGTTTTGGCTTAACAGGTACACCAATAGCCCGCCTGATTTAAGCAGTTGCAGGGCTTGGTAAATGAAAAATATCTCTACCTGCTTAAAGAGTTTCTTATCAAAATAGGTACTGTACCTGTTCTTGTAAAGGCCGTAAGGCGGGTTGCCGATAACCAACGAAAAAGGGTATTCTTTCAGCCACGTGGTGTTGCCTTTAAGTTTAGAGACAAAACGCGGAGGGTCTAAAAAGGCCGTTTCAAAATAACCTGTATGTATGGTTGCTTTGGGGTAAAGGATTTGGGCGATACGGGCGGAGGTGGGGTTGGTCTCAAACCCTACACATTTACTTACATCGGGGGCATCTTTAAAAAGGTTGCCCGTAGCGCACGAAGGTTCTAATACCGTTCCCCCGTCATAGCCGTGATTGAGGGCAAGTTTCCAAAGCAAGGTACAGAGCCAGTCAGGGGTGTAAAATTCGTATAGTAGCCCCGCGTCGGCTTTTGCACCTTTTGCCCCAAGGCCGCCGCTGCCCGAATAGCGGGCTATCAGTTCTTTTTCCTCAATGGTGTACCCGTCCCCTTTACCGTCCTTTTGGGCTATAAAGGTTTGGATGTAAAGGTTTACTTCGTGCTGGTTCTTAAACTTGGGCAGGTTCATTTCTTTTCCTTTTTAATCTTTTTATACACCGCCCTTGCTACCAATGCCAATGCTATAGCGCTGACTAAACTAACTCCTACTACGGCGTTGTTCAGGTTGTATTTGGCTACCACTTGGGTGAGGGATAGCATTTTGCCGTTGCCCCGCCACACGCGGTTTTCCCACCCGTTTTTGTTGGCTTGGTAATTGGACAGGCTTCGCAAATAGGCAAGCCTGCGGCCTATCAATACATCAAATAAATTCGGGTTGGCTTGGTTGTCTTTATTGATTTGTGCGGCACGTTGGGCGTAAGTGCCCGACTTGTACCCCAAACTGCTGTAACCGCCCCCGCCCCAAACACTGTCAGCAAGCAATAGCTTTATGGCAGGGTTGGTTACTTTATCAATGCCGTAAAACTTCCAGTAGATTTCATAAGCCACCCGTTTGGCTTGGGCTTCGGTGAGCTGTCTAAGGGTGGTTTCGTTGCCAACGATGTTAAACAGTTTGGGTGCCCATTCCTTCCATACGGCAATAGTCACCCCCTTGTTGGTTAAACCGCCCGGGTCGTCTTTTAAAGGTCGGTCGGCAATACCCCCTTCCCATTCTTTGAGGATATACTCGTTCCAAAGTTCAAATACTGCGTCCATCAGCGTGTGCCTCCCGCTTTAAAAAGGGGCACGGCAATACTGAAACAAACGGATTTATCGGTAGAGACACCCACCCCGTACAACCGCTCTTTTTTGTCTTTTAAATACAAGGCGACCCCTGTGTTTTTGCGGGTATCGGCAATTATGCCCGCCCATAGCTTAACGGCGGGCTTTACAGGAGGGATTTTTGTTTTGTAGCGGACACTTTGGGACACAAGGCGGTTGTGGGCAATGCTGTCGGTGATTTCTATTTCCATTGCACTGTCCGAATACACCTCTTTGTAAAGGCTTTTGGTAAAGTATCCGTGCAGGATTTGGGCGGTATCCGCCCCGATAAACACGGTATCGTGCGGCGGGGTTTGCACTATCGGCACATACAGGGTTTTTGTAACAGTGTCCGTAGTATGGACACTGCGCGGGATAGCCACCCATGTATCGGTTGGTGGTCGGTAAGCGGCGGTCGGTGGCTTATCCGACCTATCACAGTTGAGGGAATACACAAATACGGACACAGCGGCCAGTAAAAGGCAGATAAGAATGTATTTTATCCTCACTTGCCCCCCCATCGTGTGTATGCACCCGTTTTATGCTCTTTATCGTATTCTGTTTGGGTTTGTCCGTCTTTGGCAAGAAAGAACCCCAAAGCGGAGCAAAAGCCCATTACGGATAAAAATTCCTCGGTAGAGATTTGGGCGGTATAAAACAGCCGTGCGGCAATAAGGCACACCAGCCCCGCAAACGAAGTCCTGCGGTTTTTATAGATAATGGCAAAAATGTTTTTCAGTCGTTTCATTTAAAGTAATTCTGTAAGTTTTTGAGGGTGTTGTGAAAAGCCTAACCCTTGTAAGGGCGGCTTATAGGGGGTATCGGTCAACCGCGAAGGGATAAGCCATACTTCACGGTTTAGTAAGGGGTTTGGGGCATTGGTAAACAGTTGGGGGTGGGTGATTTTTACTTTGATTAAAGGCACTTGCCCTAATTTGTCGGCCTCAGTCAACCGCATTACATCCGATATTGTCCCCAAGGGGCGGATGGCATCCGAAGGGCGCACGTAAAAGTCCCCCGTTTGGCCTTTTTTAGACCTCCAAGAGTTAATATCCCACCACCCATTGTCTAAGTAGCCCATGTTTTCCTTACCCGTATAGGTCGAGTACACAGGTCGGCCAATGGCAAGGCGGGGGTTCGGGTATTTTACTTTGCTAAGGTGGTTACCCATCCACGCATTGAGGTAGTTGAGGTACTCTTCCTTTGCTTTAGTGCTGTCGGCTTTCGACCACAGTCCTGTGGCTGCAAACACCTGCCGCATACGGTCAAGGTCACTTTTGGAAAGGATGTTGTCAAACCACTCCAAAAGCGTCCCCCCGTCTTTTAGCTTTACAAGGTTCAAACTCTTTAAGCTGCGTACCCCAAAGGATTTTAGCAATTGCTTGAGTTCTTCGGTGTTCAAGCCCTCCACTGCGGAAAATACCTTTTTGGTATCGTAGGTGAAGATGTCAAAGATGGCAACACGGCGCGAGAGTTCGTTTTCCAGTTGGTCTGCGGTGTTTTTATAGAAAAAACTATCGCGAGCCAGCTTTTTAGTGTCCACGGTAATCTGCTTTAAGGCAGCTTCCTGATACTCGTCCGTGCCGGGGGTTTCTGTCAAGTCCTTTTTTCGGAAAAAGCGGTATGCGCCGTAGGCAAGCAGGAATACCCCCGCACCGATGCCGATGTCTTTATATCCTTTAGAATCCACCTTACAGTATCAGTTTGGCTTTTATCGCTCCCTTGTTTTGTACAATCTTTTCTTCCGCCCCTTTGATATCTGACCATTCGGCCAACAGGGACAAAAAGGAGTTGGAAAAGGGGCTGTCTGCAAGGCGTTGCAGGGCGGCGGCGCGGTTTTTCTGCGCTACTAAATCGGTTTCTTTAGTGTTAATGATGAGTTGTGCCATTTTTTTAGTGGTTGGTGATTGGTGTATAGTGTTGGGGTCGGTGGACTGTGGTCAGTAGTCCGTGGTCAGTAGTATTGCTATTAGCGGTTGGCCTTTAGCTGTTAGTTTTTTTGCCAAAGGCAAACCACTGACTACTGACCACCGACTAATTAAAGCGGCGGCGTATTGGCCGCTGTTTGCTGACTGCCTTCGGTGGGGGTGTTCATCCAGTTGTAGATGTACTTAGCCATTTCTTTATCGGCGGCCAGCTTGTCTGCGGCAAGGGTTACGTAGGCAAAATGCTCGCGGTCGGTCGTGGCCAGCTTAATAAGCTGTTGGGTAGCCTCTGTAACGGCCTGTTGTATTTCAGGGTCGTCGATGCTTTCCACCCCGCCCGTTTTGCCCTGTGAACTGAAATTGTCCACGATTTTGTCCAATAGCCCTTGTAAGAAGGGGTACTTTTCAATGGTATCGGCAATTCCGCTGAGTCCCTTTTTGTTTTCTTTTTCCAGCATCAGGGCTTTTTGCTCCGCCTCCAGTTCCTTGCGCATCCCCAAAAGCTGCAAATCGTTTTTGGTTTTGTTCAACTCACGGGAGGTTTCGTCCAACTCGGTGCGCAGCTTGCGGTTTTTGTCGGCCTCTTCGTTGTACCATTTTTCGTACTGCTTTGCCAGCAATGCTTCGTGGCCTGTATATACCATGCCCTCAAACGCACCGCTTAACGGGATGCCCGAAGGTGGCCGTTGTGCCTGTGATTGACTGTTTAAGGAATATTCAAACTGACTGTCTTTTTTAAAGGAGTTGCCGTTGGAGCGGAATATTTCCACCGTACAGCGGGATAAGCCCATACCCTGCAACACTTCGCGGACGTAGTTTTCGGGGGTGTTGCCCCCTTCTGTTATCTCTTCGTACCGCTTGCAGACGGTTAATGCCCTGCCGTTGACCGATATGCGCATGGCGTTCCCTTGTGTGATGTGGTTAAAATTCATGGGCGGTCTTGTTTGTTTTGTAGTGAAACCTGTATCTCTATCAGCTTGTCGTAAATGGCTTGGTTGGAGTGTTTCAGTTCGCGGTAATGCTCCTCTTCGGTGCGCCGCGTATCTTCCAATCGGCGTTCGGTTTCTGATATGGCATTGTCCTGCCTTGCTACCGATATTTTCATATCCACCCATGCCCCTCCGCAGAGGGTAACGGCAGAGACTACAATACCGATGGCTTGTTTTAAGGTGAGTTGTTTATCAAACATGGTTAATCAAGGGGTATAAAGTCAGTGCTTATTTTTTGTATGGTTATTCGTTGTATATCATGCTCTGTTAGTTCGTTCAGGTCATACACCACCACACAAAAAGTCCCCTGCTCGGTTTGGGATACAGGAAAACGGTAACGGGTATTTTGTCCTTCCGCTAACGAGTTATGGTGGTAGCTTTGGGAAAAGTCCGCAGCTTGGCTCAATGTGTCAAAGCACACGGCGGTGTAATACTTATATTCCATAGGCTTTACGGGTGTTTTGGGTGATAAGGGTAATTTCTGCTTGGGTAAGGAGCCTGTCCCAAAGGATAGCTTCGGATAAACCGCTGTTAGTAATTGCGGTATAGGGTGCCCATACTCTCGGTACAGTTACAGGTTGGGTCAACGGTGCAGGAAACGGCCCTGTTTGGAAAGAGATAGCCATCGGGCTTGCAATACCGTCCACATACACTGTCAGCCTGTCCGTCCACGAGGTGCTTACTGTTCCGTCATAGCAGAAAAGAACATGGTGCGGTCGGGTATTGTCAAAAACAGTTACCGTTGACATATTGACGGTAGCGTTTAAGTCCCCGCCCACAAACCCTGCTTTGTAGCCGCTACCCGAACCTACTACCCTCAGTATCAATCCGCGTATTAGGTCGTTATTGGAGGCGATGTGGTAAAACATAGCAAAGTCAGCCCCTGCCATTATGTTGGTTTTCACCACAAAATGAAAACAGAACTGTTTGTTAGCCCCAAAAAGGTAATTGCCTGTGGAGGCAGGATACACCCATTGGTAATCCGATAAGGGCTTGCCTGCAAAGGCTGTACGGTTGCCCGTAAAACCAAACCGCAACAAATATTGGTTCGCTGCGGTATTTTGGGTTAAATGGGCGGCTGCTCCGCTTTGGTCGTACCACCGTACCCCTGCACCGTCCGCACCCGAAAGCCAACCTTGCAACCCGCTACCGTCCGATACTGCCGCCTGCGGGGCGATAAAGCCCCCGTATGGGGTGGTAATATCGGTTTCTATATTGTCCGACGGCCTGCGGATACGGGCATAACTGCCGTTGTACAGGGCGGATAATTTCCGCACCGATAAAGCCAGTTTTGCCCCCGCAACCCTGTCTAATACAAAACCTTCCCCCGAACCTACGGCAGCACCGTAGGTATGGTAAGCGGTTGTATTGGGGGTGTTTCCGAAGGGGGTTTGCATCTTTTGGTTGTTAGTTGGTGGTTGTTAGTTGTTAGGGATTAGTCAACAGTCCACCGACAACGGTCAACAGCAAAAACCGTTGACAGTGGACTATCGACCGTTGACTGAATTAGCAGCTTATCCGAAAGGCTCTAACTGTAATGTTTTTAGTGCCTGCTGCGGTTGCCCAACTAAGGCGTACCGACCCTTTGTAATAGTGGTCGGGGAAATAAGGGAATACCCGTTCCTGTCCGGGAGTGAGTAAGGTATTATCGTTTAAGGTTACGTTGACCGTTCCCGTATTTTCGACACTGTACCCTGAATATCCTTCGTGCGGAAAACTGTCGTTATCGCCCGTGTATCTGTAGTCTTCCCAATTTACCATACTACTTAGCTGCGTTGGTCAAATACCATATCCAAATTCAGTGCGCCGACAAGGTTCTCTACAAGGGTTACCGAAACGGTGTATTGGTAGCCCTGAGCGATAATGCCGCCTTCGCCTAAATACAGCATCCGCTCGTTAATGGGGGTTGCAGTATCCACTACCCAAAAGGCGCGGTTGCAAACGTCTATCACTATATCACCGCCGTTGGTCGGTTTTAGGCCGATGCGGTAGATGTCTGCGGTATTG
Coding sequences:
- a CDS encoding N-6 DNA methylase; this translates as MNLPKFKNQHEVNLYIQTFIAQKDGKGDGYTIEEKELIARYSGSGGLGAKGAKADAGLLYEFYTPDWLCTLLWKLALNHGYDGGTVLEPSCATGNLFKDAPDVSKCVGFETNPTSARIAQILYPKATIHTGYFETAFLDPPRFVSKLKGNTTWLKEYPFSLVIGNPPYGLYKNRYSTYFDKKLFKQVEIFFIYQALQLLKSGGLLVYLLSQNFLRTGDKYNTAKEAIGKYADLIDAYRLPKVFTQSDVPTDILVLRKR